A region from the Pseudomonas promysalinigenes genome encodes:
- a CDS encoding 2OG-Fe dioxygenase family protein, with the protein MLTLNRNIETALRQKKTVNVLGSDYALNGGFKEFVDFSKSWETMGVDRYYGQADKGTRYRRYSDFDFNPVTGELNQLNHRAYEQSEAHNSYVGGMSRHFDDISAEVFNSPILRSLIRLDFDVYKAVLPQELHAVNWQCQVHQIRIEIKPGAQIEITPEGIHCDGYPFSGVHFWGRHNVEGATSNIYDKQSNVIDSGTYLNILDTTYFLDRELQHYVTPAINPSASEMGYRQIIAISFSRPGSEHDIID; encoded by the coding sequence ATGCTGACACTCAACCGAAACATTGAAACTGCCCTGCGTCAAAAGAAGACGGTCAATGTACTGGGCAGCGATTACGCATTGAATGGTGGATTCAAAGAGTTTGTGGATTTCTCCAAAAGTTGGGAAACCATGGGCGTCGACCGTTATTATGGGCAAGCCGACAAAGGCACGCGCTACCGCCGTTACAGTGACTTTGACTTCAACCCTGTTACCGGTGAATTGAACCAACTCAATCACCGTGCGTATGAGCAATCTGAAGCCCACAACAGTTATGTCGGTGGCATGTCGCGGCACTTCGACGACATCAGCGCGGAGGTCTTCAACTCACCGATCCTGCGCTCGCTGATCCGCCTGGACTTCGACGTCTACAAGGCCGTGCTGCCGCAGGAGCTGCATGCGGTCAATTGGCAATGCCAGGTGCACCAGATCCGCATCGAGATCAAACCGGGTGCACAAATCGAAATCACGCCAGAAGGCATTCACTGCGACGGTTATCCATTCAGTGGCGTACACTTCTGGGGCCGTCACAATGTTGAAGGTGCCACCAGCAACATCTACGACAAGCAATCGAACGTGATCGACTCCGGTACCTATTTGAATATTCTCGACACCACGTATTTCCTCGATCGGGAGTTGCAGCACTACGTAACGCCGGCGATCAACCCCAGCGCCTCTGAAATGGGCTACCGGCAGATTATCGCGATTTCCTTCTCTCGACCGGGCAGCGAGCATGACATTATCGATTAG
- a CDS encoding GNAT family N-acetyltransferase encodes MTLSISYIGQAPKFSPAEHINGLSIKKATPFHARKIVDFFRRFEETSFCDWQDEGLLQGLLGSEHTYCYMAENQTGTIVGAVTGGLMGTRGTINHMAVAPDYRQSRIGTSLASSILNDFRQHGIRRVFLFVEDDNLKALSFWQKQGFEQTRGEITCEVDL; translated from the coding sequence ATGACATTATCGATTAGTTATATCGGCCAGGCGCCGAAGTTCTCACCGGCCGAACATATCAATGGTCTGAGCATCAAAAAAGCCACGCCGTTTCACGCCCGTAAGATCGTCGACTTTTTCCGACGTTTCGAGGAAACCTCGTTCTGCGACTGGCAGGACGAGGGTCTGCTTCAAGGCTTGCTGGGCTCCGAGCACACTTACTGCTACATGGCCGAAAACCAGACCGGCACTATCGTTGGCGCGGTGACCGGCGGCTTGATGGGTACGCGGGGTACGATCAACCACATGGCGGTGGCGCCGGATTATCGCCAGAGCAGGATCGGCACCTCACTGGCAAGCTCCATCCTTAATGATTTTCGCCAGCATGGCATCCGCCGGGTATTTCTGTTCGTCGAGGATGACAACCTCAAAGCGCTGAGTTTCTGGCAGAAGCAGGGGTTCGAGCAAACCCGTGGTGAAATCACCTGCGAGGTCGACCTGTGA
- a CDS encoding AzlC family ABC transporter permease, with product MTSSVLLSASRKESLVDALPIVTGYFVVSFVFGVMCINAGLPLWLPAAMCLFVYAGAAQFAALALMTSHAPLITIALSTLLINSRHMLMAMYMSKRSAQLPISKPQKLLYAFGLTDESFAFHSQRLENGRPTSAAYLLQFNTYCHASWIAGAVLGAVASDALNRFSQFKLDYALTAMMIFVLISLCSTFTKAVIALVVVVTTCLLNMYAPSPLNVFIATAVGCGAGLCLKRTT from the coding sequence GTGACTTCGTCGGTATTGCTTAGCGCTTCACGCAAGGAGAGCCTGGTCGACGCCTTGCCGATCGTGACGGGGTATTTCGTCGTCAGCTTCGTGTTTGGTGTGATGTGCATCAACGCCGGCCTGCCCTTGTGGCTGCCAGCGGCGATGTGCCTGTTCGTCTACGCCGGGGCGGCGCAATTCGCCGCACTGGCGCTGATGACCAGCCATGCGCCTCTGATCACCATCGCCCTGTCGACACTGCTGATCAATTCGCGGCACATGCTGATGGCGATGTACATGTCCAAACGCAGCGCGCAGCTGCCGATCAGCAAACCGCAGAAGCTGCTGTATGCCTTCGGTCTGACCGATGAGTCGTTCGCCTTCCATAGCCAACGCCTGGAAAATGGCAGGCCCACGTCGGCGGCCTACCTGCTGCAGTTCAATACCTATTGCCATGCCAGCTGGATCGCCGGCGCGGTATTGGGTGCGGTGGCCTCGGATGCGTTGAACCGGTTTTCCCAGTTCAAGCTGGACTATGCCCTGACCGCCATGATGATCTTCGTGCTGATCTCGCTGTGCAGCACATTCACCAAAGCCGTCATCGCCCTGGTGGTGGTCGTCACCACCTGCCTGTTGAACATGTACGCGCCCTCGCCCTTGAACGTATTCATCGCAACTGCCGTAGGTTGTGGAGCCGGGTTATGCCTGAAAAGAACTACCTGA
- a CDS encoding AzlD domain-containing protein: MPEKNYLIAAVMLMAAITYLTRATPFLLKMEKSPKLFNDVIEYLPVAIIASITVPALLVAKDGSLLGLTTDLLAAIPVVIVAYWTRSLIYSVCAGVAAHVAITLLA, encoded by the coding sequence ATGCCTGAAAAGAACTACCTGATCGCAGCGGTGATGCTCATGGCCGCCATCACTTACCTGACCCGCGCGACCCCATTTCTGCTGAAGATGGAGAAGTCTCCCAAGCTGTTCAATGACGTCATTGAATACCTGCCGGTCGCGATCATCGCCAGCATCACCGTACCCGCTCTGCTGGTGGCCAAGGACGGCTCGCTGCTGGGCCTGACGACCGATCTGCTGGCGGCGATTCCGGTGGTCATCGTCGCTTACTGGACGAGAAGCTTGATCTACAGCGTGTGTGCCGGTGTTGCCGCGCACGTGGCGATCACGCTGCTGGCTTGA
- the mqo gene encoding malate dehydrogenase (quinone), whose protein sequence is MFKKAGKTLLGLAVAASFMQAHAAETKKVDVLLVGGGIMSSTLAVWLHELEPSWSMEMVERLDGVAEESSNGWNNAGTGHSALAELNYTPEDKDGNVNISKAIEINEAFQISRQFWSWQVRQGVLKNPHSFINTTPHMSFVWGDDNIKFLKKRYEALQASPLFRPMQYSEDHAQIAKWVPLMMEGRDPNQKLAVTWTPIGTDVNFGEITRQFVGHLQTQNGFDLKLSSEVQDITRNEDGSWHVEYKNLKDGSTSATDAKFLFIGAGGGALKLLQKSGIPEAKEYAGFPVGGSFLVTENPTVAMQHMAKAYGIASTGAPPMSVPHLDTRVLDGKRVILFGPFATFSTKFLKNGSYFDLLSSTTTHNVWPMTKVGIDQYPLVEYLAGQLMLSDDDRFEALRTYFPNAKKEDWKLWQAGQRVQIIKRDEEKGGVLKLGTEVVASQDRTIAGLLGASPGASTAAPIMLNVLETVFKEKVATPEWQAKIKQIVPSYGTKLNDSAAATQKEWNYTAEVLQLAKPPVIDESVGTSVAPSAPVESKAENDMAL, encoded by the coding sequence GCTGGTCGATGGAAATGGTCGAGCGCCTCGATGGCGTGGCCGAAGAAAGCTCCAATGGCTGGAACAACGCAGGTACCGGCCACTCCGCGCTGGCCGAGCTGAACTACACCCCGGAAGACAAAGACGGCAACGTCAACATCTCCAAGGCCATCGAAATCAACGAAGCCTTCCAGATCTCCCGCCAGTTCTGGTCGTGGCAGGTTCGCCAAGGCGTGCTGAAGAACCCGCACTCGTTCATCAACACCACCCCGCACATGAGCTTCGTCTGGGGCGATGACAACATCAAGTTCCTCAAGAAGCGTTACGAGGCACTGCAGGCAAGCCCGCTGTTCCGCCCGATGCAGTACTCCGAGGACCACGCGCAGATCGCCAAGTGGGTCCCGCTGATGATGGAAGGCCGTGACCCGAACCAGAAGCTGGCGGTCACCTGGACGCCTATCGGCACCGATGTCAACTTCGGCGAAATCACTCGCCAGTTCGTGGGCCACCTGCAGACTCAGAACGGCTTCGACCTGAAGTTGTCCAGCGAAGTGCAGGACATCACCCGCAACGAAGACGGCTCCTGGCATGTCGAGTACAAGAACCTCAAGGACGGCAGCACCTCGGCTACCGACGCCAAGTTCCTGTTCATCGGCGCCGGCGGCGGCGCGCTGAAGCTGCTGCAGAAATCGGGTATTCCAGAAGCCAAGGAATACGCAGGCTTCCCAGTGGGTGGCTCGTTCCTGGTGACCGAGAACCCAACCGTGGCCATGCAACACATGGCCAAGGCCTATGGCATTGCCTCCACTGGCGCCCCGCCCATGTCGGTACCGCACCTGGACACCCGCGTGCTGGACGGCAAGCGCGTGATCCTGTTTGGTCCATTCGCCACTTTCTCGACCAAGTTCCTGAAGAACGGCTCGTACTTCGACCTGCTGAGCAGCACCACCACGCACAACGTGTGGCCAATGACCAAGGTCGGTATCGATCAGTACCCGCTGGTCGAGTACCTCGCCGGCCAGCTGATGCTGTCGGATGATGACCGTTTCGAAGCCCTGCGTACCTACTTCCCGAATGCCAAGAAGGAAGACTGGAAGCTGTGGCAGGCCGGTCAGCGTGTGCAGATCATCAAGCGTGACGAAGAGAAGGGCGGCGTGTTGAAGTTGGGCACCGAAGTGGTGGCTTCCCAAGACCGTACTATCGCGGGTCTGCTGGGCGCCTCGCCGGGTGCATCGACCGCAGCGCCGATCATGCTGAACGTGCTGGAAACGGTGTTCAAGGAGAAGGTCGCTACCCCTGAGTGGCAGGCCAAGATCAAGCAGATCGTACCGAGCTACGGCACCAAGCTTAACGACTCTGCAGCGGCCACCCAGAAAGAGTGGAACTACACCGCAGAAGTGTTGCAACTGGCCAAGCCGCCGGTCATCGACGAAAGCGTCGGCACCAGCGTTGCGCCAAGCGCACCGGTCGAAAGCAAAGCCGAGAACGACATGGCCCTTTAA